A genomic region of Coregonus clupeaformis isolate EN_2021a unplaced genomic scaffold, ASM2061545v1 scaf0125, whole genome shotgun sequence contains the following coding sequences:
- the LOC121556499 gene encoding voltage-dependent calcium channel gamma-7 subunit-like, whose translation MSSCSSRALTILSTVFGACGLLLVGVAVSTDYWLLMEEGIVLQQNQSMEVKMALHSGLWRVCFVAGTENGRCVASEYFTEPEIEITTENTANILKMVRTATPFPMVSLLFVFTAFVISNIGHIRPQRTILAFISGIFFILSGLSLVVGLVLYISSINDEVMNRPREPEQFFNYHYGWSFAFAASSFLLKEGAGVMSVYLFMKRYAEEEMYRPHPALYRPRLSESSDYSGQFLHPETWPPPKRGRSDSRASSDISIQINQTPPQPTKNNPQQGNQGGGMGSNMGPGSGSSSGASYQLPQPSGAYNTHTLQHQHSHGNSQAMAMPLSTGPPHYHTHMHMGASPC comes from the exons ATGAGTTCGTGCAGTAGCAGAGCGCTGACCATCCTGTCCACGGTGTTTGGGGCGTGTGGTCTGCTGCTGGTGGGTGTGGCTGTGTCTACAGACTACTGGCTGCTAATGGAGGAAGGCATCGTGCTGCAGCAGAACCAGAGCATGGAGGTCAAGATGGCCCTGCACTCTGGCCTCTGGAGGGTCTGCTTCGTGGCTG ggACGGAGAATGGGAGATGTGTGGCGTCAGAGTATTTCACTGAGCCAGAGATAGAGATCACCACAGAGAATACTGCTAATATTCTGA AGATGGTGCGGACGGCCACTCCGTTCCCCATGGTGTCTCTGCTCTTCGTCTTCACAGCCTTTGTCATCAGTAACATCGGACACATCCGGCCCCAGCGCACCATCCTGGCCTTCATCTCCGGGATCTTCTTCATCCTCTCAG gcttGAGTCTGGTGGTGGGGCTGGTGCTCTACATCTCAAGTATTAATGATGAGGTGATGAACAGACCGAGGGAGCCTGAACAGTTCTTCAACTACCACTACGGCTGGTCGTTTGCCTTCGCAGCCTCCTCCTTCCTACTCAaggag ggGGCTGGGGTGATGTCAGTCTATCTGTTTATGAAGCGTTATGCTGAGGAGGAGATGTACCGCCCCCACCCAGCTCTCTACCGCCCCCGCCTGTCTGAGAGCAGCGACTACAGCGGACAGTTTCTACACCCTGAGACCTGGCCTCCTCCTAAGAGGGGCCGCAGCGATTCCCGGGCCTCCAGCGACATCTCCATCCAGATCAACCAGACCCCCCCGCAGCCCACCAAAAACAACCCCCAGCAGGGCAACCAAGGTGGGGGCATGGGGTCTAACATGGGCCCTGGGTCTGGGTCTTCCTCCGGAGCAAGCTACCAGCTGCCCCAACCGTCTGGGGCCTACAACACCCACACACTCCAACACCAACACTCACACGGTAACTCCCAGGCCATGGCCATGCCCCTTTCGACCGGGCCCCctcactaccacacacacatgcacatgggCGCCTCCCCCTGTTAG